One Glaciihabitans arcticus DNA window includes the following coding sequences:
- the aqpZ gene encoding aquaporin Z, producing the protein MTTPVVNADVELDETPGLHHRIAAEAFGTFVLVFGVIGTALFASGNTGLLGVALAVGLTVIGAAYAVGHISGGHFNPAVTLGAAAAGRFAWKDVVPYILAQVLGGILATTLLSVVRSNGPANLGTFGDVSNGFGLHSPGNFTLVGVIVAEVILTAIFLFVILGVTDRRAPSGFAPLAIGLTLTLIHLVAIPISNASINPARSIATAIYGGGDAMGQLWVFLVAPVVGALIAGFSYSPLFESRKA; encoded by the coding sequence ATGACCACTCCCGTAGTGAACGCCGACGTCGAACTCGACGAGACACCCGGACTCCACCACCGCATCGCCGCCGAAGCCTTCGGTACCTTCGTGCTCGTCTTCGGCGTGATCGGTACCGCCCTGTTCGCCTCCGGCAACACCGGCCTGCTCGGCGTCGCCCTCGCGGTCGGACTCACGGTGATCGGCGCGGCCTACGCGGTGGGCCACATCTCCGGCGGGCACTTCAACCCCGCCGTGACGCTCGGTGCGGCAGCCGCCGGCCGTTTCGCCTGGAAGGACGTGGTGCCGTACATCCTCGCGCAGGTGCTCGGCGGCATCCTCGCTACCACGCTCCTGTCGGTCGTGCGCTCGAACGGTCCGGCGAACCTCGGCACCTTCGGCGATGTCTCCAACGGATTCGGGCTGCACTCCCCCGGCAACTTCACCCTCGTCGGCGTGATCGTCGCCGAGGTGATCCTCACCGCGATCTTCCTGTTCGTGATTCTCGGTGTCACCGACCGTCGCGCGCCGAGCGGCTTCGCCCCGCTCGCGATCGGCCTCACCCTCACCCTGATCCACCTCGTCGCGATCCCGATCAGCAACGCGTCGATCAACCCGGCACGCTCGATCGCGACGGCGATCTACGGCGGCGGGGACGCAATGGGCCAGCTCTGGGTCTTCCTCGTGGCACCCGTCGTCGGTGCTCTCATCGCCGGCTTCAGCTACAGCCCGCTGTTCGAGAGCCGCAAGGCCTGA
- a CDS encoding stage II sporulation protein M, translated as MASFKQMDLDAYSTAHSDEWQRLAELGKKRTVSGTEADELIERYQSGASNLSAIKTTTAGSIEGERLSLSLSRARLRFTGTTTNVLSRIPEFFVYQLPAALFRIRWLCFAIALGTLFVGFLYGWWAMSDPRVIATMGEASALEQYAKEDFVDYYSNNSGQAFTGFVWTNNAWLAAQCIAYGIVGLYTPYLLFSNAQQLGLTAGIMAEYDRLDVFFLYIAPHGQLELYAIFVAGAGGMRIFWTLIAPGNRTRVRALAEDGRAFFAVVIGLILALLVSGVIEGFVTRQDWPWPIKIGIGTVALVSFLLYQWVVGRRAVRAGQTGDLDEFEAGARELVAG; from the coding sequence ATGGCATCATTTAAGCAGATGGATCTCGACGCCTACTCGACCGCGCACAGCGATGAGTGGCAACGCCTTGCCGAATTGGGCAAAAAGCGCACTGTTTCGGGCACCGAAGCCGACGAATTGATCGAGCGCTACCAGTCGGGTGCGAGCAATCTCTCGGCCATCAAGACGACGACGGCGGGCTCGATCGAGGGCGAACGGCTCTCGCTGAGCCTCTCCCGCGCGCGACTCCGCTTCACCGGCACGACCACCAACGTGCTGAGCCGCATTCCCGAGTTCTTCGTCTACCAACTACCGGCCGCGCTGTTCCGCATCCGCTGGCTGTGCTTCGCGATCGCGCTCGGCACGCTGTTCGTGGGCTTCCTCTACGGCTGGTGGGCGATGTCCGACCCGCGCGTGATCGCGACGATGGGCGAGGCGAGCGCCCTCGAGCAGTACGCGAAGGAGGACTTCGTCGACTACTACTCGAACAACTCGGGCCAGGCCTTCACCGGCTTCGTCTGGACCAACAACGCCTGGCTCGCGGCGCAGTGCATCGCCTACGGCATCGTCGGCCTGTACACGCCCTATCTGCTGTTCAGCAACGCGCAGCAGCTGGGTCTCACCGCCGGCATCATGGCCGAGTACGACCGTCTCGACGTGTTCTTCCTCTACATCGCCCCGCACGGCCAGCTTGAGCTGTACGCGATCTTCGTGGCGGGCGCCGGTGGCATGCGCATCTTCTGGACGCTGATCGCCCCCGGCAACCGCACCCGCGTGCGCGCCCTCGCCGAGGACGGCCGGGCATTCTTCGCCGTCGTCATCGGGCTGATACTCGCGCTGCTCGTCTCGGGCGTCATCGAGGGCTTCGTCACGCGCCAGGACTGGCCGTGGCCGATCAAGATCGGTATCGGCACCGTGGCGCTCGTCTCGTTCCTGCTCTACCAGTGGGTGGTGGGTCGGCGCGCGGTGCGTGCGGGACAGACCGGTGACCTCGACGAGTTCGAGGCCGGCGCGCGCGAGCTCGTCGCGGGCTGA